The Acidobacteriota bacterium sequence AAAATCGCCCGCATTTCCAATGTCAGGGCCGTGGTCGTTCGGGACGACCGGATCACGATCGTCGTGGACCGGGCGCCGGCCGCGGTTTACGTCCGGATCACGGCCGCCGTCGACGAGATCAACGGTAAGCTCTATATGGGAAAGCCGGTCGAGGCCGAGATTAAAAGCGATTTGCCGCAGGAAGAATTCCGGGCTGTGCTGCAGCAAGTCGGGTTGGCTTACGCCCGCGACGACGTTCCGCCGGGACCGGAAAACGGCAAGAGAATCGGCCCGTCCGGGTCGTGAAGCTCCCGATTCCGAAGAGCGGTCGCGGGCGAGGCATTGGCGTAGCAATACAGGCAGGTATGGGCGCAGGTGTCGTAGGCGCCGATGTCGACGCTCCGGACGCACAGACATTCCTTCCTCTGCCCGGGATCCTTGGACATCGGGATGGAGCGGCCTATCATCCGTTCGAACCGCCGGGCATCGATGCAGGCGCCGCGCGCCGTTCCTTCGGGATGACATTCGGAGGAGACGGCGCACGTGCCGAGCGTCATACCCCGGAAAGCCGCCATCCGCTTCAACTTGAGAAGCAGACGCCGGGCATCATCCGGTTCCGGAAGTGAAACTTTGAGCGATTCCATATGGCGCCGGCTTTTCCTGTAAAGGGTGAGAAAAGCGATGATGACGTGCGTTGTGTATCCCTCGAGATTCCTTGCGAGAGATTCGAAACGCCGCAGATGCTCGTCGCCGCCGATTGCAGGTGTGAGGAATATCGGATCGTAGCGCCAGATCACACGTTCCGGCCCCAGGCGGTCGGATAATCTTTTGAAGGTTTCGATGACGGCTCTCTTCGGAGGAAGGTTCGGCTCGATGGACGGGCCATATCCCGTAATGGTGAACAGAAAGTCATAAGGGATTTCAAAGGCGTCGAGACCGGGGAGTCGGCTGAGAAAATCTTCCGGGTTTTTCGTCCAGAACACGATGCCGTCGATGGAGGCGGGATCCAGATCGACCCGGCGCACCTCTAAGCGGCGCCTCGGATTCGCGACCAGGACATGTCCGGCGCGAAGCCTGTTCAGAAACCATCGGCCGTAAAAGGCCGGAATGTCCGTTCTCCGGCTGGCGCTGACGATCATGCTGCGGCGGGAGGATTTCAGAAATCCACCCAGGCGGCGTCCCGGGACGAGCTCTCGACGCATTTTTCTATGGTGGCGACACCGCGTACGCCTTCGTGGACGTCGGGAAAGTCGAGGTCGTCGGCGCCGGGCGTCATCCCCGCTTTAATCTTGGCCAGCGCGCCGATGTAGGTCGCGTACATGTTGGCGAAGCACTCGAAATAGCCTTCGGGATGGCCCGAGGGGATGCGGGACAGGGCCTGGGCCCGGGGCGACATGGGATCGCGGCCCCGCGAGATGCGCGAGACCGGACGGTCGAGAAAGGCCACCCGAGCGTGGTTCGGCTCTTCCTGGACCCATTCGACGGATCCCTTCGTGCCGTAGATCCGGACGCGGAAGCCGTTGTCGTGGCCGATCGCGATCTGCGAGCTCCAGGAGACGCCTTTGGCTCCGCCCTCATAGTCGATGAGGATCGTGGCGTTGTCATCGAGGACCCGGTCTTCGCCGAACCGGTCGAGGCGGGCGCAGAGCCTGCGGATCTTGAGGCCGGTCATGGCGGCCACCATGTTTTCGATGTGGCTTCCGATGTCCCCGACGCAGTTGGAGATCCCGGCCAGGGCCGGGTCGGTGCGCCACAGAGATTGTTTCTGGCCCGTTTTTTCGAGGGGGGTCGCCAGCCATTCCTGCGGATATTCGGCATTCACGAAACGGATTTCGCCGATTTCGCCGCGGGCGATCATGTCCCGGATATTCTTGACCATGGGATAGCAGGCGTAGGCGTAGGCGACGCAAAACAGAAGCTTTTTCTCCCCGGACAGGCGGGCCAGCTCTTCGGCGTCGCGGAGGCTTGTCGCCAGGGGCTTGTCACAGACGACGGGGAAGCCTTTTTCGAGGGCCAGGCGGGCGATGGGGTGGTGGGAGCTGTTGGGCGTCACGATGACGATGAAGTCCGGGCGGTCGTCCCGGGACGCCTCGGTTTCCAGCATGACCTGGAAATCGGGGTAAAGACGGTCCTTCGGCAAACCGAGGCTTTCGCCGAGTGTTCGGGTTTTTTCAAAATCCTGGGAAAAACAACCGGAGGCAAGTTCGGCTTTTCCGTCCATGGCGATCGCCTTGCGGTGGACGTCGCCGATAAAGGCGCCCGGGCCTCCGCCGACCATGCCGTAACGAAGC is a genomic window containing:
- a CDS encoding Gfo/Idh/MocA family oxidoreductase → MIEGQDTLNQAPRLRYGMVGGGPGAFIGDVHRKAIAMDGKAELASGCFSQDFEKTRTLGESLGLPKDRLYPDFQVMLETEASRDDRPDFIVIVTPNSSHHPIARLALEKGFPVVCDKPLATSLRDAEELARLSGEKKLLFCVAYAYACYPMVKNIRDMIARGEIGEIRFVNAEYPQEWLATPLEKTGQKQSLWRTDPALAGISNCVGDIGSHIENMVAAMTGLKIRRLCARLDRFGEDRVLDDNATILIDYEGGAKGVSWSSQIAIGHDNGFRVRIYGTKGSVEWVQEEPNHARVAFLDRPVSRISRGRDPMSPRAQALSRIPSGHPEGYFECFANMYATYIGALAKIKAGMTPGADDLDFPDVHEGVRGVATIEKCVESSSRDAAWVDF
- a CDS encoding DUF1848 domain-containing protein, whose product is MRRELVPGRRLGGFLKSSRRSMIVSASRRTDIPAFYGRWFLNRLRAGHVLVANPRRRLEVRRVDLDPASIDGIVFWTKNPEDFLSRLPGLDAFEIPYDFLFTITGYGPSIEPNLPPKRAVIETFKRLSDRLGPERVIWRYDPIFLTPAIGGDEHLRRFESLARNLEGYTTHVIIAFLTLYRKSRRHMESLKVSLPEPDDARRLLLKLKRMAAFRGMTLGTCAVSSECHPEGTARGACIDARRFERMIGRSIPMSKDPGQRKECLCVRSVDIGAYDTCAHTCLYCYANASPATALRNRELHDPDGPILLPFSGPGGTSSRA